One part of the Pannonibacter sp. XCT-53 genome encodes these proteins:
- a CDS encoding ABC transporter ATP-binding protein yields the protein MTSLLRVSNLRVAFGKLPVQKEIVHGVSFDIPAGQTLAIVGESGSGKSVTALSVNRLVDYGGGRITSGEILYTRADGSVLDLVTAPETALEKIRGAEISMIFQEPMTSLNPVLTIGTQVEEAFRLHRGLTGAQARKAAKDALDRVRISDAERRLSYCPHQFSGGMLQRVMIAMALACNPRLLIADEPTTALDVTVQAQIMALLAELKRETGMGMIFITHDLGLVAGIADQVLVMQGGEAVEQGPLDAVLDKPQHPYTRHLLSAVPHFTSGRSVRTDHDRSASAVKPVPALNVQDLVVRFPMRGGFLKPSPGAVHAVDGVDFDLMPGETLAVVGESGCGKSTTARAILGLVQPTRGTLAVHGKAGTAGHVVQMVFQNPYASLNPRLSIESILAEPVTAAGHRVDAAVRQRMVLLLDRVGLPQDSLKRYPHEFSGGQRQRLCIARALMLNPSVVVLDEAVSALDVSVQAKVLELLIDLQREFSLSYLFVSHDMAVVERIAHRVAVLYAGQVVEIGRAADVLGTPRHSYTRRLIDAVPHIDRRRLDYALDTRQVPSLVRPRGFEPSPAAWVSHGPDHLSRTEA from the coding sequence ATGACCTCGCTTCTCCGCGTCTCGAACCTGCGCGTGGCCTTTGGCAAGCTGCCGGTGCAGAAGGAAATCGTCCACGGGGTCAGCTTCGACATCCCGGCCGGCCAGACCCTGGCCATCGTCGGAGAAAGCGGCTCGGGCAAGTCCGTCACCGCGCTCTCCGTCAACCGGCTCGTTGATTACGGCGGCGGGCGCATCACGTCCGGCGAAATCCTCTACACCCGCGCCGACGGGTCGGTGCTTGATCTGGTGACCGCACCGGAGACCGCGCTGGAAAAGATCCGCGGCGCCGAGATCAGCATGATCTTCCAGGAGCCGATGACCTCGCTCAACCCGGTCCTGACCATCGGCACGCAGGTGGAAGAGGCCTTCCGCCTGCACCGGGGCCTAACGGGGGCGCAGGCCCGCAAGGCGGCGAAGGACGCCCTTGACCGGGTGCGGATTTCGGACGCCGAGCGGCGGCTGTCCTACTGCCCGCACCAGTTCTCCGGCGGCATGCTGCAACGGGTGATGATCGCGATGGCGCTCGCCTGCAATCCGCGCCTGCTCATCGCCGACGAACCGACCACGGCACTCGACGTTACGGTCCAGGCCCAGATCATGGCGCTCTTGGCCGAGCTGAAGCGCGAGACCGGGATGGGCATGATCTTCATCACCCATGACCTTGGTCTTGTTGCCGGAATTGCCGATCAGGTGCTGGTCATGCAGGGCGGCGAAGCGGTCGAACAGGGGCCGCTCGACGCCGTTCTCGACAAACCGCAGCATCCCTACACCCGCCATCTGCTCAGCGCCGTGCCGCATTTCACCTCCGGCAGATCGGTCCGCACGGATCACGATCGCAGCGCGTCGGCTGTGAAGCCGGTTCCTGCGCTGAATGTTCAGGATCTCGTGGTGCGCTTCCCGATGCGCGGCGGCTTCCTGAAGCCCTCCCCCGGCGCAGTCCACGCCGTCGACGGTGTCGATTTCGACCTGATGCCCGGCGAGACGCTGGCGGTGGTCGGCGAAAGCGGGTGCGGCAAGTCCACGACCGCCCGCGCGATCCTCGGTCTGGTGCAGCCGACCCGGGGCACGCTGGCGGTCCACGGCAAGGCCGGCACCGCTGGCCATGTGGTGCAGATGGTGTTCCAGAACCCCTACGCCTCGCTCAACCCGCGCCTCAGCATCGAGAGCATTCTGGCCGAACCCGTGACCGCAGCCGGTCACCGGGTCGATGCGGCCGTGCGCCAGCGCATGGTCCTGCTGCTCGACCGGGTCGGCCTGCCGCAGGACAGTCTCAAGCGCTACCCGCATGAATTCTCCGGCGGCCAGCGCCAGCGCCTGTGCATCGCCCGGGCCCTGATGCTGAACCCTTCCGTCGTCGTCCTTGACGAAGCCGTCTCGGCGCTGGATGTCTCTGTTCAGGCCAAGGTGCTGGAATTGCTTATTGATCTGCAGCGCGAGTTCAGCCTCTCCTATCTCTTCGTTTCCCATGACATGGCCGTGGTCGAGCGCATCGCGCACCGGGTGGCCGTGCTCTATGCGGGACAGGTGGTGGAGATCGGCCGGGCAGCGGACGTGCTGGGCACGCCGCGCCACTCCTACACCCGCCGGCTGATCGACGCGGTGCCGCACATCGACCGGCGCCGGCTGGACTATGCGCTCGACACGCGGCAGGTGCCCTCGCTGGTCCGGCCACGCGGCTTCGAGCCCTCGCCCGCCGCCTGGGTCAGCCATGGCCCGGATCATCTGTCCCGAACCGAAGCCTGA
- a CDS encoding serine hydrolase domain-containing protein, with protein sequence MTRTVSLPDLFESAFQPVEEAVRSGRIPGAVLGVVEADGTRLTRAIGKAQVIPSARPMTTETWFDLASLTKVIFTTRRILELAEAGEIDLDAPLTTLLPDLCQYDMTAWQRKVTFRQCLGHQTPFPAVEPVYTYGSDPARLRAFVMQRDWRAGPPVYSDINFILLGIVLERLAGARIRDLDPGPGFAWSAPEAASAATEYCHWRERFLVGEVHDENCSALQGAGHAGLFGTVDAVLGFAHDRLSGDKSGDPVTRLMRQPLSPTRTHGWERPYPGWSGGDRANAGVIGHTGFTGTGLWIDFLAGRAITLLTNRVHPSRHFDSGIMALRRAVGDRFFCNEEQS encoded by the coding sequence ATGACAAGAACAGTCAGCCTCCCGGACCTGTTTGAAAGCGCGTTCCAGCCCGTTGAAGAGGCCGTCCGGAGTGGCCGCATTCCGGGCGCGGTGCTGGGCGTCGTGGAGGCGGACGGCACCCGGCTGACCCGCGCCATCGGCAAGGCGCAGGTGATCCCGTCAGCCCGGCCGATGACCACCGAGACCTGGTTTGACCTCGCCTCGCTGACCAAGGTGATCTTCACGACGCGGCGCATTCTGGAACTGGCGGAGGCCGGCGAGATCGATCTGGACGCGCCGCTGACCACGCTGCTGCCGGACCTGTGTCAGTACGACATGACCGCTTGGCAGCGGAAAGTGACGTTCCGCCAATGCCTTGGACATCAGACACCGTTTCCGGCCGTCGAACCGGTCTACACCTACGGCTCCGATCCGGCGCGCCTGCGCGCCTTCGTGATGCAGCGGGACTGGCGTGCCGGACCGCCGGTCTATTCCGACATCAACTTCATCCTGCTCGGCATCGTGCTGGAACGGCTGGCGGGCGCGCGGATCCGCGATCTCGACCCGGGACCGGGCTTTGCCTGGTCCGCGCCGGAGGCCGCATCGGCAGCAACCGAATACTGCCACTGGCGCGAGCGTTTCCTCGTCGGCGAGGTGCATGACGAGAACTGCTCCGCCCTGCAAGGGGCTGGCCACGCAGGGCTTTTCGGCACGGTCGATGCGGTGCTCGGCTTTGCCCACGACCGGCTCTCTGGCGACAAGTCCGGGGATCCGGTCACCCGGCTGATGCGTCAGCCCCTGTCGCCCACCCGCACCCACGGCTGGGAGCGGCCCTATCCGGGCTGGTCCGGCGGCGACAGGGCCAACGCCGGCGTCATCGGCCACACGGGCTTCACCGGCACCGGGCTCTGGATCGACTTTCTTGCCGGCCGGGCCATCACCCTGCTCACCAACCGGGTCCATCCCTCTCGCCATTTCGACAGCGGAATCATGGCCTTGCGCCGCGCTGTCGGTGATCGTTTCTTCTGCAACGAGGAGCAGTCCTGA
- a CDS encoding GNAT family N-acetyltransferase, with protein sequence MTLSLTVTDSADPADVEAIGRELTAFNDADVGPSGRRPVVVLVRDEAGALKAGVSGYTAWGWLYVQWLFVAPDLRGQQMAGKMLTAAEDEARRRGCHGAFIDTFNPAAETAYRRQGYEIFGELPDFPPGRRRLFLQKKL encoded by the coding sequence ATGACCCTTTCCCTGACCGTCACCGACAGCGCCGATCCGGCGGATGTCGAGGCCATCGGCCGTGAACTCACCGCCTTCAACGACGCCGATGTCGGCCCGTCCGGCCGCCGTCCGGTCGTGGTGCTGGTGCGGGACGAGGCGGGAGCCCTGAAGGCCGGCGTGTCCGGCTACACCGCCTGGGGCTGGCTTTACGTGCAGTGGCTGTTCGTCGCGCCAGACCTGCGCGGCCAGCAGATGGCGGGGAAAATGCTCACCGCCGCCGAGGACGAGGCCCGCCGGCGCGGCTGCCATGGCGCCTTCATCGACACCTTCAACCCGGCCGCCGAAACAGCATATCGGCGGCAAGGCTATGAGATCTTTGGCGAATTACCCGACTTCCCGCCCGGCCGCCGCCGTCTCTTCCTGCAGAAAAAGCTGTGA
- a CDS encoding BadF/BadG/BcrA/BcrD ATPase family protein: protein MTTTPQFYLGVDGGGTGCRARITDAAGRTLGEGSAGPATTRIGIAAAWQSIQTAVAGAAAMAALPASALATMDAGIGLAGLSRRGALEALNALPNPFRSRRFISDAAAACLGAHSGQDGAIVIVGTGSIGVGFLAGRHVRVGGYGFPVSDEGSGADLGLKALQQALRAHDGRIAETPLLAALLDRFNRDPMEIIGWMDRATATDYATLAPEVLSHADQGDDAARTLIRQAAGAIDGLARALLACGAERLTLLGGLAAPLEPWVAPEVRCRLKPADGDAVAGALHLARSPATAGG from the coding sequence ATGACCACGACGCCCCAGTTCTACCTCGGTGTGGATGGCGGTGGCACCGGCTGCCGCGCCCGGATCACCGATGCCGCAGGGCGGACCCTTGGTGAGGGCTCGGCAGGTCCCGCAACGACCCGCATCGGCATTGCCGCCGCCTGGCAGTCGATCCAGACGGCGGTCGCCGGCGCGGCGGCCATGGCTGCCCTGCCCGCCAGCGCCCTCGCCACGATGGATGCCGGCATCGGTCTGGCGGGGCTCAGCCGGCGCGGCGCGCTGGAGGCCCTCAACGCCCTGCCCAATCCCTTCCGCAGCCGCCGCTTCATCAGCGACGCCGCCGCCGCCTGCCTCGGGGCCCACTCCGGCCAGGATGGTGCCATCGTCATCGTCGGCACCGGCTCCATCGGCGTGGGCTTCCTTGCCGGCCGGCATGTCCGCGTCGGTGGCTACGGCTTTCCGGTGTCCGACGAGGGCAGCGGCGCCGATCTCGGCCTGAAGGCGCTGCAGCAGGCGCTCCGGGCCCACGATGGCCGCATCGCGGAAACGCCGCTGCTGGCGGCGCTGCTCGACCGGTTCAACCGCGATCCGATGGAGATCATCGGCTGGATGGACCGGGCCACCGCAACCGACTACGCCACCCTTGCGCCGGAGGTGCTCTCCCATGCCGATCAGGGAGATGACGCCGCCCGGACCCTCATCCGGCAGGCTGCCGGGGCCATCGACGGACTGGCTCGCGCCCTGCTTGCCTGCGGTGCCGAGCGGCTGACGTTGCTGGGCGGCCTGGCTGCTCCGCTCGAGCCCTGGGTTGCCCCGGAGGTCCGGTGCCGGCTGAAGCCCGCCGACGGTGACGCCGTCGCCGGGGCGCTGCATCTGGCCCGCTCTCCGGCCACTGCAGGGGGCTGA
- a CDS encoding anhydro-N-acetylmuramic acid kinase, with translation MLDQPQWAVGLMTGTVLDGNIDVALLKTNGETIEAFGAYTLSPYPDSTRRLLERTLDEARAWNFEGPEPAIFREAEEVLTRGQSAAVRALVEANGLTMQDIVAVGFHGQTVLHRAPQAGRIGATRQLGDGHLMAGLLGTRVVYDFRSADVAAGGQGAPLSAGYHAALLKDLGSDGTTAVLNLGGVANVTWSDGKGQVVAFDTGPANAPLNDFIRQHGLGEMDRDGLIARSGQVDEARLAKLLTHPYMTAPYPKSLDRFDFTAAMADGLTIENGAATLAAFTAAAVGKALDLLPVRPQKLIVCGGGRRNPVIMERLAERAGVTAVPAESVGWRGDAIEAECFAFLALRTLRGLPISFPTTTGVPAPLPGGRIAEPKPLAA, from the coding sequence ATGCTCGACCAACCGCAATGGGCCGTGGGCCTGATGACCGGCACCGTGCTGGATGGCAACATCGACGTGGCGCTGTTGAAGACCAATGGCGAGACCATCGAGGCCTTCGGCGCCTACACGCTGAGCCCCTACCCGGACAGCACCCGCCGGCTTCTTGAACGGACGCTGGACGAGGCGCGGGCGTGGAATTTCGAGGGGCCGGAACCGGCCATCTTCCGCGAGGCGGAGGAGGTCCTGACCCGGGGCCAGTCGGCGGCCGTGCGTGCGCTTGTCGAGGCCAACGGCTTGACCATGCAGGACATTGTCGCTGTCGGCTTCCACGGCCAGACCGTACTGCACCGCGCGCCGCAGGCCGGACGGATCGGCGCGACGCGCCAGCTTGGCGACGGTCACCTGATGGCCGGTCTCCTCGGCACGCGGGTTGTCTATGACTTCCGCAGCGCCGATGTCGCCGCCGGTGGCCAGGGCGCGCCGCTGTCGGCCGGCTACCATGCCGCGCTTCTGAAGGATCTGGGCTCGGACGGGACAACGGCAGTGCTCAATCTGGGCGGCGTTGCCAATGTCACCTGGAGCGACGGCAAGGGCCAGGTGGTGGCCTTCGACACCGGTCCGGCCAATGCGCCGCTCAATGATTTCATCCGCCAGCATGGTCTGGGCGAGATGGACCGGGACGGGCTGATCGCCCGTTCGGGACAGGTCGACGAGGCGCGGCTGGCAAAGCTCCTGACCCACCCCTACATGACCGCGCCCTACCCTAAGTCCCTGGATCGCTTCGACTTTACCGCTGCGATGGCCGACGGGCTGACGATCGAGAACGGCGCGGCAACGCTCGCGGCCTTCACAGCGGCAGCGGTCGGCAAGGCGCTGGATCTCCTGCCGGTGCGCCCGCAAAAACTCATCGTCTGCGGTGGCGGCCGGCGCAATCCGGTGATCATGGAACGCCTTGCCGAACGCGCCGGCGTCACGGCAGTCCCGGCCGAAAGCGTCGGCTGGCGCGGCGATGCCATCGAGGCGGAATGCTTCGCCTTCCTTGCCCTGCGCACCCTGCGCGGCCTGCCGATCAGCTTCCCCACCACCACCGGCGTCCCCGCCCCCCTGCCCGGCGGCCGCATCGCGGAGCCGAAGCCTCTGGCGGCGTGA
- a CDS encoding MurR/RpiR family transcriptional regulator — MSVLKIISAKLGSMTSADRQIGQFIVDRPDEMLTMSSAALAEATGRSQSSVVKFSQKLGYAGYQELKLAVSKAKAQEWQVPPGMIHATIEVGDSYLAILQKLISSKVMSMQQTVAANEEPTIGRALEALDGARRIFMAGVGASSLVARDFSYKLLKIGRVVIHDSDSHVQIANVSTLDARDVLFALSYSGTSHETLKIARLARQRGATVITLTGLQPNPLAELADIRLNTIADEERVRSSAITSRDAQLMLTDLLFLLLVQRQPTAQEFIHASEDAVSVLKL; from the coding sequence ATGTCCGTGCTCAAGATCATCAGTGCCAAGCTCGGGTCCATGACCTCGGCCGACCGGCAGATCGGCCAGTTCATCGTCGACCGGCCGGACGAAATGCTGACCATGTCCTCGGCCGCCCTGGCGGAGGCGACCGGGCGCAGCCAGTCCAGCGTTGTCAAGTTCAGCCAGAAGCTGGGCTATGCCGGCTATCAGGAGCTGAAGCTCGCTGTCAGCAAGGCCAAGGCACAGGAATGGCAGGTGCCGCCCGGCATGATCCATGCCACGATCGAGGTCGGCGACAGCTATCTCGCCATCCTGCAGAAGCTGATTTCCAGCAAGGTCATGTCGATGCAGCAGACCGTGGCCGCCAACGAGGAGCCGACCATCGGCCGGGCGCTGGAGGCGCTTGATGGGGCGCGTCGCATCTTCATGGCCGGCGTTGGCGCCTCGTCGCTGGTGGCGCGGGACTTCTCCTACAAGCTCCTGAAGATCGGGCGCGTGGTGATCCACGACAGCGACAGCCATGTCCAGATCGCCAACGTGTCGACCCTCGATGCCCGGGACGTGCTGTTTGCGCTGTCCTACTCGGGCACCAGTCACGAGACGCTGAAGATCGCCCGCCTTGCCCGTCAGCGTGGGGCAACGGTGATCACGCTGACCGGCTTGCAGCCCAACCCGCTGGCGGAGCTTGCCGACATTCGCCTCAACACCATCGCCGACGAGGAGCGGGTCCGGTCGTCGGCCATCACCTCGCGCGATGCGCAGCTGATGCTCACGGACCTTTTGTTCCTGCTGCTTGTCCAGCGCCAGCCGACGGCGCAGGAGTTCATCCACGCCAGCGAGGACGCGGTGTCCGTCCTCAAGCTCTGA
- a CDS encoding ABC transporter permease yields MTYLTRRLLTFPLVMFGVSVLVFVAIRLVPGDAITAMLGTEAGLLTPEQKAALASYFGLDQGWFTQYARWIAGVLSGDLGLSVTYGKPVLEVILDRFPLTLQLALMAMVIALGTGLPLGVFAATRNGKASDLGVRVLAMIGQSTPSFVVGLLLIYVLSVGFGVLPAMGEFVPLWQDPLANLGQMILPAITLGFAFTASVTRISRSAMLDVLSDDYVRTARAKGAPARRVIWRHALPNALIPVVTLSGVEFGYLLGGAVLVEQIYALPGLGRLVLEAILQRDYALVQGTVLFIAFNFLLVNLLVDLAYVALDPRIRLGGN; encoded by the coding sequence ATGACCTACCTGACCCGACGGCTCCTGACCTTTCCCCTGGTGATGTTCGGGGTCTCCGTCCTCGTCTTCGTCGCCATCCGTCTTGTGCCGGGCGATGCCATCACGGCCATGCTCGGCACCGAAGCCGGCCTGCTCACGCCCGAACAGAAGGCGGCCCTTGCCAGCTATTTCGGCCTCGACCAGGGCTGGTTCACCCAATACGCCCGCTGGATCGCCGGGGTTCTCTCCGGCGATCTCGGCCTCTCGGTCACCTACGGCAAGCCGGTCCTGGAGGTCATCCTCGACCGGTTCCCCCTGACACTGCAGCTGGCCCTGATGGCCATGGTCATTGCCCTTGGCACCGGTCTGCCGCTCGGCGTCTTTGCCGCCACCCGGAACGGCAAGGCCTCCGACCTCGGCGTCCGCGTTCTCGCGATGATCGGCCAGTCGACCCCCAGTTTCGTTGTCGGACTGCTGCTGATCTATGTCCTCTCGGTCGGCTTTGGCGTGTTGCCCGCCATGGGCGAATTCGTGCCGCTGTGGCAGGACCCGCTGGCCAATCTCGGCCAGATGATCCTTCCGGCCATCACCCTCGGCTTTGCCTTCACCGCCTCCGTCACGCGCATCTCGCGCTCGGCCATGCTGGATGTTCTGTCGGACGACTATGTCCGCACCGCGCGGGCCAAGGGCGCCCCGGCGCGCCGTGTCATCTGGCGTCATGCCCTGCCCAATGCCCTGATCCCGGTCGTGACCCTGAGCGGCGTCGAGTTCGGCTACCTGCTCGGCGGCGCGGTGCTGGTGGAACAGATCTACGCCCTGCCCGGCCTTGGCCGGCTGGTGCTGGAAGCGATCCTGCAGCGTGACTATGCGCTGGTCCAGGGCACGGTCCTGTTCATCGCCTTCAACTTCCTTCTCGTCAATCTGCTCGTCGATCTCGCCTATGTGGCGCTCGACCCGCGCATCCGCCTCGGGGGCAATTGA
- a CDS encoding ABC transporter substrate-binding protein — translation MSTIALAAMLGTTAFATAASAQTLRMAWSQDATGLDPHKQTAFSSIRLLELIYEPLVRLDDKLEIVPALADSWAFTDNGTRLTFKLNPNAKFHNGARVTPADVKASFERLLDEKTGAAARANFLSIASIDTPDDATVVFNLSQPDVPLLAAMAGINAAVVPASEIVAGSIGTTAIGSGPFKLDTWEPNAREVLSTNKDWAGGKVAYDGIDISVLPDETAILASLRARQIDFALINDPLVATLVPNEPSLTLNRTPVLAYHVLQLNPSRAPMTELKVRQAISCAVNRQDVLDTALLGEGRITGPLTMPAYQSDPASLFCYSQDVARAKALMAEAGHADGFSATVIVATGEPPTAASEAQVLQAQLKEIGINLDIKMMELNVYVDTWLKGDFDMAVALNGGRSDPYTMYNRYWTKAGNLQKVANYIDDRLDSLMQQGRVETDLAKRKVIFAEFEKHLTEMAPWIWLYTGYTYTAQQKTVDGFVSSPTGSLFGLTSVTLKP, via the coding sequence ATGTCCACGATCGCGCTCGCCGCGATGCTGGGCACCACCGCCTTTGCCACCGCCGCCAGCGCGCAGACCCTGCGCATGGCCTGGTCGCAGGATGCCACGGGCCTTGACCCGCACAAGCAGACGGCCTTTTCCTCGATCCGCCTGCTCGAGCTCATCTATGAGCCGCTGGTCCGCCTCGACGACAAGCTGGAGATCGTGCCGGCGCTGGCCGACAGCTGGGCCTTTACCGACAACGGCACCAGGCTCACCTTCAAGCTGAACCCCAATGCGAAGTTCCACAACGGCGCCAGGGTCACCCCGGCCGACGTGAAGGCCTCGTTCGAACGCCTCCTGGACGAGAAGACCGGTGCGGCGGCCCGCGCCAACTTCCTGTCGATCGCCAGCATCGACACGCCGGACGACGCGACTGTCGTCTTCAACCTGTCGCAGCCGGACGTGCCGCTGCTGGCCGCGATGGCCGGCATCAACGCCGCCGTCGTCCCCGCAAGCGAGATTGTCGCCGGCTCCATCGGCACCACCGCCATCGGCTCGGGCCCGTTCAAGCTCGACACGTGGGAACCCAACGCCCGGGAAGTCCTGTCCACCAACAAGGACTGGGCGGGCGGCAAGGTCGCCTATGACGGCATCGACATTTCCGTGCTGCCGGACGAGACCGCCATCCTCGCCTCGCTGCGCGCCAGGCAGATCGACTTTGCCCTGATCAACGACCCGCTCGTGGCCACCCTCGTGCCCAACGAGCCGAGCCTGACGCTGAACCGCACGCCGGTGCTGGCCTATCACGTGCTGCAGCTCAACCCGTCGCGCGCGCCGATGACCGAGCTGAAGGTGCGCCAGGCCATTTCCTGCGCCGTCAACCGCCAGGACGTGCTCGACACCGCCCTGCTCGGCGAAGGCCGCATTACCGGTCCGCTGACCATGCCGGCCTACCAGTCTGATCCCGCATCGCTGTTCTGCTACAGCCAGGATGTCGCCAGGGCCAAGGCCCTGATGGCGGAAGCCGGCCACGCCGACGGCTTCTCGGCCACCGTGATCGTCGCCACCGGCGAGCCGCCCACCGCCGCCTCCGAGGCGCAGGTTCTGCAGGCGCAGCTGAAGGAAATCGGCATCAATCTCGACATCAAGATGATGGAGCTGAATGTCTATGTCGACACCTGGCTGAAGGGTGACTTCGACATGGCCGTGGCCCTGAACGGTGGCCGGTCCGACCCCTACACCATGTACAACCGCTACTGGACCAAGGCCGGAAACCTGCAGAAGGTCGCCAACTACATCGATGACCGGCTCGACAGCCTGATGCAGCAGGGCCGCGTCGAGACCGATCTAGCCAAGCGCAAGGTGATCTTCGCCGAGTTCGAGAAGCACCTGACCGAAATGGCGCCCTGGATCTGGCTCTACACCGGCTACACCTACACCGCCCAGCAGAAGACGGTCGACGGCTTCGTCTCCTCGCCCACGGGCTCCCTGTTCGGCCTGACCTCGGTCACGCTGAAGCCGTAA
- the murQ gene encoding N-acetylmuramic acid 6-phosphate etherase, translated as MSELAGLVSEARNPRTTEIDLMSTAELLAAINAEDRGVPEAVARELPAITRAVDRIVAAFQAGGRLIYIGAGTSGRLGVLDASECPPTFSVPEGMVVGLIAGGDHALRHPVEGAEDDPAAGRAMLQSVGASARDVIVGIAVSGRTPFVIGALDHAGALGATTVALTCNPNSTIAAMADIAISPVVGPEILTGSTRMKSGTAQKLVLNMLTTASMIRIGKSYQNLMVDLTVSNRKLEARAARIVMEATGCTPAEARAHLDATENDVKLAILIALTGLSPDDARTALTRAGGVLRRAITETGAKPAA; from the coding sequence ATGTCCGAACTTGCAGGTCTGGTGTCGGAAGCGCGCAACCCGCGCACCACCGAGATCGACCTCATGTCCACAGCGGAGCTTCTGGCCGCCATCAATGCCGAGGACCGGGGCGTGCCGGAGGCCGTTGCCCGCGAGCTGCCCGCCATCACCCGCGCCGTCGACCGCATCGTCGCGGCGTTCCAGGCAGGCGGGCGCCTGATCTACATCGGCGCCGGGACCAGCGGCCGGCTTGGCGTGCTTGACGCCTCCGAATGCCCGCCCACCTTCTCGGTGCCCGAAGGCATGGTCGTCGGCCTGATTGCCGGCGGCGACCATGCCCTCAGGCATCCGGTCGAGGGCGCGGAAGATGACCCGGCAGCCGGCCGCGCCATGCTGCAATCGGTTGGAGCTTCGGCCAGGGACGTGATCGTCGGCATCGCGGTCAGCGGCCGCACCCCGTTCGTGATCGGCGCGCTGGACCATGCAGGAGCGCTTGGCGCGACCACCGTCGCGCTCACCTGCAATCCCAATTCCACCATCGCCGCCATGGCCGACATCGCCATCTCGCCCGTCGTCGGCCCGGAGATCCTGACCGGCTCGACCCGCATGAAGTCCGGCACCGCGCAGAAGCTGGTGCTCAACATGCTGACCACCGCCAGCATGATCCGCATCGGCAAGAGCTACCAGAACCTGATGGTCGACCTGACTGTCAGCAACCGGAAGCTCGAGGCCCGCGCCGCGCGCATCGTCATGGAAGCAACCGGCTGCACACCCGCGGAGGCCCGCGCCCATCTCGATGCAACGGAAAACGACGTGAAACTGGCAATCCTGATTGCGTTGACAGGATTGAGCCCCGACGATGCCCGCACGGCGCTGACACGCGCCGGCGGGGTCCTCAGACGCGCCATCACCGAGACGGGTGCCAAACCCGCCGCCTGA
- a CDS encoding ABC transporter permease → MSLVRALLRHPSGRIGGCIILLFLLAALLGQLGLTPHDPLKQMRLDRLKPPSLTYLMGTDLFGRDVASRVMLAIGQSFIVGFLAVGIAATLGTVLGLTAAWFGRLWDGVVMRAMDVLLAFPAILLALLIIAVAGPGTWTSVTAIAIVYTPIFTRVVRGPALSIKTREFVDAARTFGSSRRYILTRHLMLNLVAPLTVQVTLALAWSLLTEAGLSFLGLGTQPPAASLGLMLADARNLMEMAPWLLIFPGLTIMIGILGFNLTGDALRDILDPKTRRAMA, encoded by the coding sequence ATGTCACTCGTCCGGGCGCTGCTGCGCCACCCCAGCGGCCGCATCGGTGGCTGCATCATCCTCCTGTTCCTGCTGGCAGCCCTGCTCGGCCAGCTTGGCCTGACCCCGCATGACCCGCTGAAGCAGATGCGGCTCGACCGCCTCAAGCCGCCGAGCCTCACCTATCTGATGGGCACGGACCTGTTCGGCCGCGATGTCGCCAGCCGCGTCATGCTGGCCATCGGCCAGTCCTTCATCGTCGGCTTCCTCGCGGTCGGCATCGCCGCGACGCTGGGCACCGTGCTGGGTCTCACCGCCGCCTGGTTTGGCCGCCTGTGGGATGGCGTGGTGATGCGCGCGATGGACGTGCTCCTCGCCTTCCCGGCGATCCTGCTCGCGCTTCTCATCATCGCCGTCGCCGGCCCCGGCACCTGGACCAGCGTCACCGCCATCGCCATCGTCTACACGCCGATCTTCACCCGCGTGGTGCGTGGTCCCGCGCTCTCCATCAAGACGCGCGAATTCGTCGACGCCGCCCGCACCTTCGGCTCCAGCCGCCGCTACATCCTGACCCGCCACCTGATGCTGAACCTGGTCGCGCCCCTGACCGTGCAGGTCACGCTGGCACTGGCCTGGTCGCTGCTGACCGAAGCGGGCCTCAGCTTCCTTGGCCTCGGCACCCAGCCGCCAGCCGCGTCGCTCGGGCTGATGCTGGCCGATGCCCGCAACCTCATGGAAATGGCGCCCTGGCTGCTCATCTTCCCGGGCCTCACCATCATGATCGGCATTCTCGGCTTCAATCTCACCGGCGACGCCCTGCGCGACATTCTCGATCCCAAGACCCGGAGGGCCATGGCATGA